The DNA segment GAGCAATTGTGGCCTATACCATAACTTTTGATATTCCGATAAATTAACTCTATTTCTTCCGCTTCTTCATCTCTAATTTCATCATCGGATGCATAGGTGTTAAGGCTATTATCCTTGTATTCAATCAATCCATCTGATTGAACTTTTATACTTCCTTGAAATAGGGATTTAAAATTTAGATTTTCTGACCTATTGGAAAAGCGGTTTGCCGGATGGTCTTCAGAGCAATTTACTAATTGAATTTTTACAAATCTTGCTCTATTATCCTCGTATACCTTAATGTTGTAGCCTGCATCTGTTAGTTTGTATATCTCAGTAGGGAAATTAAAGGAAATAGGGGATTTAAAGGATTTTTCTATACTGATAGTTTCTTTAAAGGTAAAAGGCGTTCTTTTCCACGCTCTACCTAATAATTTTTCTAATTTACCTATGTGATAGTATGCTGAAAAAGGACCGCCTTCTTCCGATTGTCGTATTAAGTTCTTTCTGTTTTTAAATTCATCAAACTGCCCATATTCTCCATTTGCCCTTTCAGGATTTTTTTGCTCTCCTTTTAGCTCTCTATTCAGAAACATATAACCATCTTGGTACTTGAGCGCATCACGGAAAGTTAGCGGATATGGAATACCTTGTTCAAAGAATGAATCGTAACCAGCCTTAGAAATCTTAATTTTTCTTTCTTCGGCTTTTGCTTGAGTATATAAGCCAAACGAAAATTCCACATCTATTTCTTTTATTGATTTATCTAATGCGACTGTAATACCTATGTTAGTGGGAAAGAAACTGTTTGTATCTAAGTTAAAATCTTGACGCTTAACTTTTACTTCTTCTTGCTTTTCTCCAATATCCTTAGTTTCCTCAATATCTGTTTCTTCATTTTCTAAGGTGTTTTCTTCTTCATTTTCATCAGTCAGTAATGATTCACTTTGTAGTGCTGCATCATCCTCATCTGCCTGCGTTTCTGGTGTTACAGATTTGTTGGGAAACAGTACACCACTGAAATATCTTGGTAAAGGGTAATCGGAAATAATTTCTTCTTCATCAGGAAGTCCCCACATATCAGAGCCTGGACCTATCATTCCTCTTTGAATGCGGTCTTGAAATATTTGCCTTGCTTTTTTATCTATGTCATCAGTTTGATTCTTCATCTTCAGTGATTGCTTTACTTTCTATTGTTCTTATCGGTGCTGCACTTCTTACAAAAGCTTGTATCTCCTCTGTTTGAAATTTGGATAGCATTTTACCTGTATTTTTTCCATCCGAAACGATGTAATCCATCACATCATCACTAAGGTCTCTACCTAAACTTATCATTAAGCCTCTATAAAACCGTTTTACCTTTAATAATTCTACAAATGATCTATTAAGTGCTTCATCTTCAAACAACATTTTCATTGCTCTTAATTCGTTGTCACTATGCGGAAAACGCTCTTTATCTTCTTTATTAAGCCATTTAGAAATTGTTACTACGTTTGTTATTTTACTTCCTTTCGCTTTAAGTGAGCTTAGTAATCGGTCTTTATCGTAATGTCTATCTTTTTCAATCCTGTTAGTAAAATATCTTGATAATGATTCCTTCCAAAGCCTTGACATTTTCTCAACTTCTTGGAATCTTCCATTACTATCTTCTTGTGACGCAATACTAAATAAGCGTTCTTTAGATAAATTATTATAGACTCTTACGGTGTCTCCTGCTAATACATTATAGGTCTTTGATTTAATCCATTTACCATTCTTTTTTATCAGTACCGTTTTTGACCCATCGTATACTAAAGATTCTGTACTTCCTTGAAAATTGATACGATAATTAACCTGCTTGTGTGATTCATAATCATAGGTTTGTTCTGAACGGTCGTTTCTTGTATAGAAGCCATCCATTATATCTTCTAAGGACTTATTTTCTATGACTTCTTTAAGTTTTACTTTAAAATCTAATGCTGTGAGTTTTTTTCGGTCTTTAGACTGGTACTCAGTAATAAGACTATTGTCATATTTATCTATGTACGTTTTTATGACCTTAGCTTCTTCTGGATAGGAAAGAAAATGGAAACGATGTGGCGAATTGATTGCAAAATCAAGGACTTCATCATAATACTTGCCATTATTGTAAAGGCTAAGTACATATACCTTTTTGCTTCCATTTATATTTTTATGAAGTTCCTTAAATTCCTTTAGACTTAAAATCTTGTGATGCTTTCCTTTAAATTCGTCCTTCCAATTTTCTACTAATCTTTTGGGAACAATTAAATAGTTTATAAATTTTAATCGCTCTAAATACTTTAATTTATTATTATTGAAGTTTTTAAAAATAGCATCAATATGTAGTCTTAATTGCGCTTGTGCCACTGTATCATCAAGCTCTAAATCGTAGAAATCTTGTTCGATAGTTTCTGATGCCACTTTTTTGATTAAATGCTGTACAAACTCTACCTGCGATAAATTGCGACTATCATTAGGCTTTGCTAGAACCAATGCATATAAGAATCTGCGTAATCGCTTTACATTTAGTAAGGACATACTGTTTTCCTTTTCAAGTGTGCTTAGATAGGTCATTAACGCATCTATTTTTTCTTGAAAAACAGCATCTTCAATATTGATTGCTTTTATTTCGCCAGGTGCTTTATCTTCTAAATATTCAAACTCAGGAAAGGTCCATTTCCATTTTAAAAATTGGTTTTGTTCATCATTGAAGCCTTCACTACCCAAAATGATACAATTTGGAATATCTTCATTTCTAAGTGCTAAGCGAAGTTTTGTACTTACTTTATCTTTGTACTTATTTTTGCCTATGACAACAAGCGTTTCTATATCAATTCCTTTATTCAAAACATAGGTTTGTAGTGTATCATAGTCTGGCACACAATAAATCATAGGTTCAAGAGGGATGTGATTCCAATTTTCTCTACCTGAACGTGCAATCCACCTCATAGGTATTGCTTTTCTTATATCTATATCTATATAGTCTTGAGTACGTAGTTCTGACTCAAATTCATTTTTAGACATTATGATGGCAGATTTGTATTTGAATTGAGAGGGAATATTTTTAATATCAAAGATTAAATCGTAAAGCTTTCTATATTGTGTTAAGCGTGCTCTTGGTATTCGATTTATTAATTCTGCATCTACTACTGCATATTTTCTTAATTGTTTCTTATTAATATACTTTGTGCCGTTTCTATTTTTGAGGATGTAATCTTTACCATCATATTTGATAAAAACAAAACGTTCTCCAGATGGGTGTTGTAGCACTGCTCCAGATTCAAATGTTGTTGCATCGTCACAGAAATTTTTGAAAAACAAAGAAATAGCTACAGATAGAACCGCAGGAAATTGTGATAATGCAGGTAATTCTTTATCAAATGATTCTATAAACAAGTTTTCCTCTTTACTGATGGCTTTGTCTATTAAATAGAAGTTGATGGCTTGAAAATCTGAAAGATTTAAAGCCTCTAAGCGGTACTCTTTGGTTAAGTACTCTTTAGCTTTATTTATTAGTTCTTGTGTATAGGTTTTGATTATTTGCATATTCAATTATAAAAACCAAAGTTTATCCTTAGCGTGGTCAGGGATGGGTGCTTCAAACCTTGGGGCAATTTTGGCTACCATTTCTGAATACTTAATAGTAATGGGTACATTTTGTTGTCGTAGTGATTTCCAATATAGTCTGCTGAATTGGTACACTTGGGTTAGTAATTCTGTGATAACATCCATATCTTCCAATGTTTCTTTATCTGGGCTACTCACTTTTATTTTTATGGGAAATGGGTAGCCTTCTGTATCTGAGTACCATTGTGAATTAGGGTATCTGGCATTATTGAATAATAAGTATTGGTTTTTATCAATACGTATGGTTGTACCACTTACAGGCATTAACTTTTTATTCCAATTGAGATCGTAGGCTATTATGTCTTGAGATTCTGTTTTATTGATATTTAAGATGTACAAAGGCACTTTTAATTTTAGTGCATTCATTCCTCTTATGATGGGTTCCAGTTCTTCTTTTTTCATTTCCTTGTAAAAATGAATAACCACCTTGTCTGCTTCTGCTACTGCGGTAAAATCTCGAATAGCTTTACAGATGCTGCCAGCCAATAATTTTGTTTCGCCTTGATCGAAATATTCAAACCCTCTAAAGAGTCCGTTGTTCTGAAAACTAAAGGCACTTGCAATGTATCTTCTGTTTTCGCCTTGATTGGTAAATGCTCCAACACCAATTACTAACTCCTTTTTATCTGTTACTGCTAATTTCCAAGGTGCTCCGCCTAATTTGGCGTGTATCGCCAATGCCATATTTTGTAATGAAAATTGAAATGTATATTGGTTTTCAATATTCAGTATCATTTTTTGATAATCTACTACCTGTGTTATAATACCTTCATTTAAAAACAATTCCTTAATTTTGACATAGATTTCCCGGTCTTCTGGATTAGGCGAATATTTATCGAAGGGGCTGATATAAAACCCTGCATAGCGAATGTTATCTTGGTCGAATGAAAGTTGTTCTAACTTTTCAATTATTTCTGGCATTGGGTTAGATTCATCCGTAAACTCAATAAAATGATCTTTTGAAGTTTCACATTTTATATTTACATAATCCTCTATTCCTTTAAAGTAAACCTTTTTGGCTTGAACACCGTTTTTCAATTTATCATAAAATTCTTTAATTCCTTCCTTGTGGGATGTGTGATATACAAAGAAAAACTTAATGTTTTGGATTGGTGGCCGTCTATATGGATTTAAGGTGTTCATTGCCATTTTTGGCACTAAACTCG comes from the Marixanthomonas ophiurae genome and includes:
- a CDS encoding DISARM anti-phage system protein DrmE domain-containing protein: MQIIKTYTQELINKAKEYLTKEYRLEALNLSDFQAINFYLIDKAISKEENLFIESFDKELPALSQFPAVLSVAISLFFKNFCDDATTFESGAVLQHPSGERFVFIKYDGKDYILKNRNGTKYINKKQLRKYAVVDAELINRIPRARLTQYRKLYDLIFDIKNIPSQFKYKSAIIMSKNEFESELRTQDYIDIDIRKAIPMRWIARSGRENWNHIPLEPMIYCVPDYDTLQTYVLNKGIDIETLVVIGKNKYKDKVSTKLRLALRNEDIPNCIILGSEGFNDEQNQFLKWKWTFPEFEYLEDKAPGEIKAINIEDAVFQEKIDALMTYLSTLEKENSMSLLNVKRLRRFLYALVLAKPNDSRNLSQVEFVQHLIKKVASETIEQDFYDLELDDTVAQAQLRLHIDAIFKNFNNNKLKYLERLKFINYLIVPKRLVENWKDEFKGKHHKILSLKEFKELHKNINGSKKVYVLSLYNNGKYYDEVLDFAINSPHRFHFLSYPEEAKVIKTYIDKYDNSLITEYQSKDRKKLTALDFKVKLKEVIENKSLEDIMDGFYTRNDRSEQTYDYESHKQVNYRINFQGSTESLVYDGSKTVLIKKNGKWIKSKTYNVLAGDTVRVYNNLSKERLFSIASQEDSNGRFQEVEKMSRLWKESLSRYFTNRIEKDRHYDKDRLLSSLKAKGSKITNVVTISKWLNKEDKERFPHSDNELRAMKMLFEDEALNRSFVELLKVKRFYRGLMISLGRDLSDDVMDYIVSDGKNTGKMLSKFQTEEIQAFVRSAAPIRTIESKAITEDEESN
- a CDS encoding Piwi domain-containing protein; its protein translation is MNEHLKSNILNFKWPASTPTISLTLDDIEGSHIIDKSKFSKQIHEAFPDIDLSTQDKIYATFDDSLTNAPKIKINLRDKRELRIYHQYLRHRLRSYFYEKGFIVGKNFVRDIQVWVPSIKNNTEHFNLYYKFSFKIHFQKLTDLPELVVAYDGTSKVLTKSVKEIDGTEHIKRCVYGQTTFNYQMPLDTEEQQDFYNSIAFDKAFPLFRLELARALDIPIDAPDKPVNKYQKYVTLINSFANKYLFTDEFKSMFSFAKDEFIDVPLNRTSHIDPRIGLLEFGKDENQNRQTSLVPKMAMNTLNPYRRPPIQNIKFFFVYHTSHKEGIKEFYDKLKNGVQAKKVYFKGIEDYVNIKCETSKDHFIEFTDESNPMPEIIEKLEQLSFDQDNIRYAGFYISPFDKYSPNPEDREIYVKIKELFLNEGIITQVVDYQKMILNIENQYTFQFSLQNMALAIHAKLGGAPWKLAVTDKKELVIGVGAFTNQGENRRYIASAFSFQNNGLFRGFEYFDQGETKLLAGSICKAIRDFTAVAEADKVVIHFYKEMKKEELEPIIRGMNALKLKVPLYILNINKTESQDIIAYDLNWNKKLMPVSGTTIRIDKNQYLLFNNARYPNSQWYSDTEGYPFPIKIKVSSPDKETLEDMDVITELLTQVYQFSRLYWKSLRQQNVPITIKYSEMVAKIAPRFEAPIPDHAKDKLWFL